Proteins encoded by one window of Streptomyces clavuligerus:
- the dnaE gene encoding DNA polymerase III subunit alpha — protein MSKPPFTHLHVHTQYSLLDGAARLKDMFSACKDMGMSHIAMTDHGNLHGAYDFFHQAKGAGITPIIGIEAYVAPESRRNKRKIQWGQPHQKRDDVSGSGGYTHKTIWAANRTGLHNLFRLSSDAYAEGWLQKWPRMDKETIAQWSEGLIASTGCPSGELQTRLRLGQFDEALKAASEYQDIFGKGRYFLELMDHGIEIERRVRDGLLEIGKKLDIPPLVTNDSHYTFDHEAGAHDALLCIQTGKNLSDPDRFRFDGTGYYLKSTDQMYAIDSSDAWQEGCRNTLLVAEQIDTSGMFEAKNLMPKFEIPAGFTEVTWFQEEVRTGMARRYPGGVPEDRQRQAEYEMDVIVSMGFPGYFLVVADFIMWAKKNGIAVGPGRGSAAGSIVAYAMGITDLDPIEHGLIFERFLNPERISMPDVDIDFDERRRVEVIRYVTEKYGADKVAMIGTYGTIKAKNAIKDSARVLGYPYAMGDRLTKAMPADVLGKGIPLSGILDPAHPRYSEAGEIRGMYENEPDVKKVIDTARGVEGLVRQMGVHAAGVIMSSEPITDHAPVWVRHSDGVTITQWDYPSCESLGLLKMDFLGLRNLTIMDDAVKMVKANKGIELEMLSIPLDDPTTYELLCRGDTLGVFQFDGGPMRSLLRLMKPDNFEDISAVSALYRPGPMGMNSHTNYALRKNKQQEITPIHPELEEPLKEVLDVTYGLIVYQEQVQKAAQIIAGYSLGEADILRRVMGKKKPEELAKNFTIFQAGARKNGYSDEAVQALWDVLVPFAGYAFNKAHSSAYGLVTYWTAYLKANHPAEYMAALLTSVKDDKDKSAVYLNECRRMGIKVLPPNVNESQSNFAAQGDDVILFGLSAVRNVGTNVVESIIRCRKSKGKYSSFPDFLDKVEVVVCNKRTVESLIKAGAFDELGHTRKGLVAHHEPMIDNVVAVKRKEAEGQFDLFGGMGDDSADEPGFGLDVEFSDVEWEKSYLLAQEREMLGLYVSDHPLFGIEHVLSDKSDASISQLTGGEHADGAVVTIGGIISGLQRKMTKQGNAWAIATVEDLAGSIECMFFPATYQLVSTQLVEDTVVFVKGRLDKREDVPRLVAMELMVPDLSSAGTNAPVVVTIPTVKVTPPMVTRLGEILSHHRGNTEVRIKLQGPRTTTVLRLDRHRVQADPALYGDLKVLLGPACLAG, from the coding sequence GTGAGCAAACCGCCCTTTACGCATCTGCATGTGCACACGCAGTACTCACTGCTGGACGGTGCGGCGCGGCTGAAGGACATGTTTTCCGCGTGCAAAGACATGGGCATGTCGCACATCGCGATGACCGACCACGGCAATCTCCACGGCGCCTACGACTTCTTCCACCAGGCCAAGGGCGCGGGGATCACCCCGATCATCGGCATCGAGGCGTATGTCGCCCCCGAGTCCCGGCGGAACAAGCGGAAGATCCAGTGGGGGCAGCCGCATCAGAAACGGGACGATGTCTCCGGTTCCGGTGGTTATACGCACAAGACGATCTGGGCGGCCAACCGGACGGGTCTGCACAACCTCTTCCGCCTCTCCTCGGACGCGTATGCCGAGGGCTGGCTCCAGAAGTGGCCCCGGATGGACAAGGAGACCATCGCCCAGTGGTCCGAGGGGCTGATCGCCTCCACCGGCTGCCCCTCCGGCGAGCTCCAGACCAGGCTGCGCCTCGGCCAGTTCGACGAGGCCCTGAAGGCGGCCTCCGAGTACCAGGACATCTTCGGCAAGGGCCGCTACTTCCTGGAGCTGATGGACCACGGCATCGAGATCGAGCGCCGGGTCCGGGACGGGCTGCTGGAGATCGGGAAGAAGCTGGACATCCCCCCGCTGGTCACCAATGACTCCCACTACACCTTCGACCACGAGGCGGGGGCGCACGACGCCCTGCTGTGCATCCAGACCGGCAAGAACCTCTCCGACCCGGACCGCTTCCGCTTCGACGGCACGGGCTACTACCTGAAGTCCACGGACCAGATGTACGCCATCGACTCCTCGGACGCCTGGCAGGAGGGGTGCCGCAACACCCTCCTGGTCGCCGAGCAGATCGACACCAGCGGCATGTTCGAGGCGAAGAACCTCATGCCGAAGTTCGAGATCCCGGCGGGCTTCACCGAGGTCACCTGGTTCCAGGAGGAGGTCAGGACCGGGATGGCCCGCCGCTACCCGGGCGGCGTCCCCGAGGACCGCCAGCGGCAGGCCGAGTACGAGATGGACGTCATCGTCTCGATGGGGTTCCCGGGGTACTTCCTCGTCGTCGCCGACTTCATCATGTGGGCGAAGAAGAACGGCATCGCGGTCGGCCCCGGCCGCGGCTCCGCGGCGGGCTCGATCGTCGCGTACGCGATGGGGATCACCGACCTCGACCCGATCGAGCACGGTCTGATCTTCGAGCGGTTCCTCAACCCCGAGCGCATCTCCATGCCCGATGTCGACATCGACTTCGACGAGCGTCGGCGCGTGGAGGTCATCCGCTATGTGACCGAGAAGTACGGCGCCGACAAGGTCGCCATGATCGGCACCTACGGCACCATCAAGGCCAAGAACGCGATCAAGGACTCGGCCCGGGTGCTGGGCTACCCCTACGCGATGGGCGACCGGCTCACCAAGGCCATGCCCGCGGACGTCCTCGGCAAGGGCATCCCGCTCTCCGGCATCCTCGACCCCGCGCACCCCCGCTACAGCGAGGCGGGCGAGATCCGGGGCATGTACGAGAACGAACCGGACGTCAAGAAGGTCATCGACACCGCCCGGGGCGTCGAGGGCCTGGTCCGTCAGATGGGTGTGCACGCCGCGGGCGTGATCATGTCCAGCGAGCCGATCACCGACCACGCCCCGGTCTGGGTCCGGCACTCCGACGGCGTCACCATCACCCAGTGGGACTATCCGAGCTGTGAGTCGCTCGGCCTGCTGAAGATGGACTTCCTGGGCCTGCGGAACCTCACCATCATGGACGACGCCGTCAAGATGGTGAAGGCGAACAAGGGCATCGAGCTGGAGATGCTCTCCATCCCGCTGGACGACCCCACCACCTATGAGCTGCTGTGCCGGGGCGACACCCTCGGTGTCTTCCAGTTCGACGGCGGTCCGATGCGCTCGCTGCTGCGGCTGATGAAGCCCGACAACTTCGAGGACATCTCCGCCGTGTCGGCCCTGTACCGCCCGGGCCCGATGGGAATGAACTCCCATACGAACTACGCGCTGCGCAAGAACAAGCAGCAGGAGATCACCCCGATCCACCCGGAGCTGGAGGAGCCGCTCAAGGAGGTCCTGGACGTCACCTACGGCCTGATCGTCTACCAGGAGCAGGTGCAGAAGGCCGCCCAGATCATCGCCGGGTACAGCCTGGGCGAGGCCGACATCCTCCGCCGCGTCATGGGCAAGAAGAAGCCCGAGGAGCTGGCGAAGAACTTCACGATCTTCCAGGCGGGCGCCCGGAAGAACGGCTATTCCGACGAGGCCGTCCAGGCGCTCTGGGACGTCCTGGTGCCCTTCGCCGGATACGCCTTCAACAAGGCGCACTCCTCCGCGTACGGCCTGGTCACCTACTGGACCGCCTATCTCAAGGCGAATCACCCGGCCGAATACATGGCGGCCCTTCTGACCTCGGTCAAGGACGACAAGGACAAGTCGGCGGTCTATCTGAACGAATGCCGTCGCATGGGCATCAAGGTGCTCCCGCCGAATGTCAATGAATCGCAGTCGAACTTCGCCGCCCAGGGTGACGACGTCATTCTCTTCGGCCTCTCGGCCGTCCGGAACGTCGGCACCAATGTGGTGGAGTCGATCATCCGCTGCCGCAAGTCCAAGGGGAAGTACTCATCGTTCCCCGACTTCCTGGACAAGGTCGAGGTCGTCGTCTGCAACAAGCGGACCGTCGAATCGCTGATCAAGGCCGGGGCCTTCGACGAGCTGGGCCACACCCGCAAGGGCCTCGTCGCCCACCATGAGCCGATGATCGACAACGTGGTCGCGGTCAAGCGCAAGGAGGCCGAGGGACAGTTCGACCTCTTCGGCGGCATGGGCGACGACAGCGCCGACGAGCCCGGCTTCGGGCTGGACGTGGAGTTCTCCGACGTCGAGTGGGAGAAGTCCTATCTGCTGGCCCAGGAGCGGGAGATGCTCGGGCTCTATGTGTCCGACCATCCGCTCTTCGGCATCGAGCATGTGCTGTCCGACAAGTCGGACGCGTCGATCTCCCAGCTCACCGGGGGTGAGCACGCGGACGGCGCGGTGGTGACCATCGGCGGCATCATCTCCGGGCTCCAGCGCAAGATGACCAAGCAGGGCAACGCGTGGGCCATCGCCACCGTGGAGGACCTGGCGGGCTCCATCGAGTGCATGTTCTTCCCCGCTACCTATCAGCTCGTCTCCACCCAGCTCGTCGAGGACACGGTGGTCTTCGTCAAGGGGCGGCTGGACAAGCGCGAGGACGTACCGCGGCTGGTCGCGATGGAGCTGATGGTCCCCGACCTCTCCTCGGCCGGGACCAACGCGCCCGTGGTCGTCACCATTCCCACCGTGAAGGTGACCCCGCCGATGGTCACCAGGCTGGGGGAGATCCTCAGCCACCACCGGGGCAACACCGAGGTGCGGATCAAGCTCCAGGGGCCGCGCACGACGACCGTGCTCCGGCTGGACCGGCACCGGGTGCAGGCGGACCCGGCGCTCTACGGCGATCTGAAGGTGCTGCTCGGCCCGGCCTGCCTGGCCGGCTGA
- a CDS encoding NYN domain-containing protein: MDRCVVLVDAGYLLGAAASLLAGEPARSRITVDHTALIQGLRELAERDTERPLLRIYWFDGAPDRVPQPEHRRLRVMPRVTVRLGALTRSDGRWAQKGVDAAMHAELTELARNRACSDVVLVTGDGDLLPGLMSAKEHGVAVHLWAVQAADGDYNQSEDLVAEADERRVLDRAWITTAVRAKELTGVCAPQPVPRPEIAAILSAPLPEAALAAATAAPASAPETARNGSRPVAGSTTATAPPASKGVPTPKDLAGLRAPGSQPPQHPATATLRWSSDKGWIERPGGGAPGEPPESASLPTLAQLTSAEQRWADREEDITTVGGDPFEVGQVFARRWMERLPEAGHVQKLSVMYPRIPHRIDGELLRYAARFGLLAHKDDQIDEHDRYAIRAGFWREIDVRTAGDHTSAGE, encoded by the coding sequence GTGGACCGCTGCGTTGTGCTGGTGGACGCCGGTTATCTGCTCGGCGCCGCCGCGAGCCTGCTGGCCGGGGAACCCGCGCGTTCCCGGATCACCGTCGACCACACCGCCCTCATCCAGGGCCTGAGAGAACTCGCCGAACGGGACACGGAACGGCCCCTGCTGCGCATCTACTGGTTCGACGGCGCGCCCGACCGGGTGCCCCAGCCGGAGCACCGGCGGCTGCGGGTGATGCCCCGGGTCACCGTCCGGCTCGGCGCCCTGACCCGCAGCGACGGCCGCTGGGCGCAGAAGGGCGTCGACGCCGCCATGCACGCCGAGCTGACCGAGCTGGCGCGCAACCGGGCCTGCTCGGACGTGGTGCTGGTGACCGGCGACGGCGATCTGCTGCCCGGACTGATGTCCGCCAAGGAACACGGCGTCGCCGTGCATCTGTGGGCCGTCCAGGCCGCCGACGGCGACTACAACCAGTCCGAGGACCTGGTCGCCGAGGCCGATGAGCGCCGGGTGCTGGACCGCGCCTGGATCACCACCGCCGTCCGCGCCAAGGAGCTGACCGGCGTCTGCGCCCCGCAGCCGGTGCCCCGGCCGGAGATCGCCGCCATCCTCTCCGCCCCACTGCCCGAGGCGGCCCTCGCCGCCGCGACCGCGGCCCCCGCATCGGCCCCCGAGACCGCCCGCAACGGCTCCCGGCCCGTCGCCGGGAGCACCACGGCGACCGCGCCCCCCGCGTCCAAGGGCGTCCCCACCCCCAAGGACCTGGCGGGACTGCGCGCCCCCGGCAGCCAGCCCCCGCAGCACCCGGCGACCGCGACCCTGCGCTGGTCGTCCGACAAGGGCTGGATCGAACGCCCCGGGGGCGGGGCGCCCGGCGAACCGCCGGAGAGCGCCTCCCTGCCCACCCTCGCCCAGCTCACCAGCGCCGAGCAGCGCTGGGCCGACCGGGAGGAGGACATCACCACCGTCGGCGGCGACCCCTTCGAGGTCGGCCAGGTGTTCGCCCGCCGCTGGATGGAACGGCTGCCCGAAGCCGGACATGTACAGAAACTCTCCGTCATGTACCCCCGGATTCCGCACCGGATCGACGGGGAACTGCTCCGCTACGCCGCGCGCTTCGGCCTCCTCGCCCACAAGGACGACCAGATCGACGAGCACGACCGCTATGCCATCCGGGCCGGTTTCTGGCGCGAGATCGACGTCCGCACCGCCGGCGACCACACCTCCGCGGGGGAGTGA
- a CDS encoding ABC transporter ATP-binding protein → MCVVRRLVKTYPAARARRGVPATPEVRATDGVSLEVRGGEIFGLLGPNGAGKSTLVRQLTGLMRPDAGSVEVLGHDLVRHPERAARLIGYLGQESTALDELTVALAAETTGRLRGLTTRDARAERDGVLGELGLDELAGRPLKKLSGGQRRLACFAATLVGRRPLLVLDEPTTGMDPVARRAVWAAVDRRRAEHGTTVVLVTHNVIEAETVLDRVAVLERGRVIACDTPGGLKERIAGEVRVELVWRERAPLEVPEVAALRGSAQESGRRWVLRLAPDEARAAVAAVTGGAAFAALDDFTLATPSLEDVYLALGGNAMKGLVKA, encoded by the coding sequence GTGTGTGTGGTGCGGCGGCTGGTCAAGACCTACCCTGCCGCGCGCGCACGCCGGGGAGTCCCGGCGACGCCCGAGGTACGGGCGACGGACGGGGTCAGCCTGGAGGTCCGGGGCGGTGAGATCTTCGGTCTCCTCGGCCCGAACGGCGCCGGGAAGTCCACGCTCGTCCGCCAGCTCACCGGTCTGATGCGGCCCGACGCGGGCAGTGTCGAGGTGCTGGGCCACGACCTTGTGCGCCACCCCGAGCGGGCGGCGCGGCTCATCGGCTACCTCGGCCAGGAGTCCACCGCCCTCGACGAGCTGACCGTCGCACTGGCCGCCGAGACCACCGGACGGCTGCGCGGGCTCACCACCCGGGACGCCCGTGCCGAGCGGGACGGCGTCCTCGGCGAACTCGGCCTCGACGAACTGGCCGGACGGCCGCTCAAGAAGCTCTCCGGCGGTCAGCGGCGGCTCGCCTGCTTCGCCGCCACCCTGGTCGGGCGGCGTCCGCTGCTCGTCCTGGACGAACCCACCACCGGTATGGACCCGGTGGCCCGGCGTGCCGTCTGGGCGGCGGTCGACCGCCGCCGCGCCGAACACGGCACCACCGTCGTCCTCGTCACCCACAATGTGATCGAGGCCGAGACGGTGCTCGACCGGGTCGCGGTCCTGGAACGGGGCCGGGTGATCGCCTGCGACACCCCCGGCGGGCTGAAGGAACGGATCGCGGGCGAGGTACGCGTGGAACTGGTGTGGCGCGAACGGGCGCCGCTGGAGGTGCCCGAGGTGGCCGCGCTGCGCGGATCGGCACAGGAGTCCGGGCGCCGCTGGGTGCTCAGACTCGCGCCGGACGAGGCGCGCGCGGCCGTCGCCGCGGTGACGGGGGGCGCGGCGTTCGCCGCGCTCGACGACTTCACGCTGGCGACGCCCAGCCTGGAGGACGTGTACTTGGCGCTCGGGGGGAACGCGATGAAGGGGCTGGTCAAGGCGTGA
- a CDS encoding ABC transporter permease — MSIVPAEVVSDRTLSEGTGARGAEARAAAPLAPRARLLPALGAVYRAQLSRARVARIPLLFVATFQSVGIMVLMRGVVDGGDEARAVVAGSSVLVVAFVALNLLAQYFGQLRASGGLDHYATLPVPPAAVVLGAAGAYASFTVPGTVVTAVAGSVLFSLPLTHLWVLVAVIPLAGAALAGLGAALGLLAPRQELATLLGQLGMSAALLLGVLPEARMPEPIAYARDLLPSTYGVEALAETFGARPDWASVALDLTVCAAVGLVSLAAATWAYRRAAVR, encoded by the coding sequence GTGAGCATCGTGCCCGCTGAGGTGGTGTCCGACCGGACGCTGAGCGAGGGGACCGGGGCCCGGGGCGCGGAGGCCCGCGCCGCCGCGCCGCTCGCCCCCCGGGCGCGGCTGCTGCCCGCGCTCGGCGCCGTCTACCGCGCCCAGCTCTCCCGCGCCCGGGTCGCCCGGATTCCGCTGCTCTTCGTGGCGACCTTCCAATCGGTCGGGATCATGGTCCTGATGCGGGGCGTCGTCGACGGCGGGGACGAGGCCCGGGCCGTGGTCGCGGGCTCCTCCGTGCTGGTCGTCGCCTTCGTCGCGCTCAACCTCCTCGCCCAGTACTTCGGACAGCTCCGGGCGAGCGGCGGTCTCGACCACTACGCCACCCTGCCGGTGCCGCCCGCCGCGGTGGTCCTCGGCGCGGCGGGCGCCTACGCCTCCTTCACCGTGCCCGGTACCGTCGTCACGGCGGTCGCGGGCAGCGTGCTCTTCTCCCTGCCGCTCACCCATCTCTGGGTCCTGGTGGCGGTGATCCCGCTCGCCGGGGCGGCGCTCGCGGGGCTCGGCGCGGCCCTCGGGCTGCTCGCGCCCCGCCAGGAACTCGCCACCCTGCTCGGACAGCTCGGGATGTCGGCGGCGCTGCTGCTCGGTGTCCTCCCGGAGGCCCGGATGCCGGAGCCGATCGCGTACGCGCGTGATCTGCTGCCGTCCACCTACGGGGTCGAGGCCCTCGCCGAGACCTTCGGCGCCCGGCCCGACTGGGCGTCCGTCGCGCTCGATCTCACCGTCTGCGCGGCCGTCGGCCTGGTCTCGCTCGCGGCGGCCACCTGGGCGTATCGGCGCGCGGCGGTCCGATGA
- the ybaK gene encoding Cys-tRNA(Pro) deacylase, protein MAKKAKRQSGGTPATVALTAAGTAYTVHAYEHDPASPSYGEEAAEALGVSPDRVFKTLVADVDGELTVAVVPVAGQLDLKALAAAVGGKKAAMADPAAAERTTGYVRGGISPLGQRKRLRTVLDRSASGHATICVSAGRRGLEVELAPGDLAELTGAVLAPIGRV, encoded by the coding sequence GTGGCGAAGAAGGCGAAGAGGCAGAGCGGCGGCACCCCGGCGACGGTGGCCCTGACGGCGGCGGGCACGGCGTACACCGTGCACGCCTACGAGCACGACCCGGCGTCCCCCTCGTACGGCGAGGAGGCGGCCGAGGCGCTGGGGGTCTCCCCGGACCGGGTCTTCAAGACCCTGGTCGCCGACGTGGACGGGGAGCTGACGGTCGCGGTGGTCCCGGTGGCGGGGCAGCTCGACCTGAAGGCGCTGGCGGCGGCGGTCGGCGGCAAGAAGGCGGCGATGGCCGACCCGGCGGCGGCCGAGCGGACCACCGGGTACGTCCGGGGCGGCATCTCGCCGCTGGGGCAGCGCAAGCGGCTGCGGACGGTACTGGACCGGTCCGCGTCGGGGCACGCCACGATCTGTGTCTCCGCCGGACGGCGCGGCCTTGAGGTGGAGCTGGCCCCCGGGGACCTGGCGGAGCTGACGGGGGCGGTGCTGGCGCCGATCGGCCGCGTCTAG
- a CDS encoding LON peptidase substrate-binding domain-containing protein yields MTTARLPLFPLNTVLFPGLVLPLNVFEERYRAMMRELLKKDGSEPRLFAVVAIRDGHEVAPTAPGLPDPTALPERGPAAGFGEDPIRVFHPVGCVADAATIREREDGGFEVIATGTTRVRLLSVDSSGPYLTAEVEEIPEQTGEGAGALAEGVLRAFRDYQKRLAGARERTLTTGAELPDEPSVVSYLVASAAVLDTPCKQRLLEAPDTAARLREELRVLRTETAVLRHLPSVPMVHLTQTPMNPN; encoded by the coding sequence GTGACCACCGCACGGCTGCCCCTCTTCCCGCTGAACACGGTGCTGTTCCCGGGCCTCGTCCTGCCCTTGAACGTCTTCGAGGAGCGCTATCGCGCCATGATGCGCGAGCTCCTCAAGAAAGACGGGTCCGAGCCACGCCTCTTCGCCGTCGTCGCCATCCGCGACGGCCACGAGGTGGCGCCCACCGCGCCGGGCCTGCCCGACCCGACGGCGCTGCCCGAGCGGGGACCCGCGGCGGGCTTCGGCGAGGACCCGATCCGGGTCTTCCACCCCGTGGGCTGTGTCGCCGACGCGGCCACGATCCGGGAGCGCGAGGACGGCGGCTTCGAGGTGATCGCCACCGGCACCACCCGGGTGCGGCTGCTCTCGGTCGACTCCTCCGGCCCCTATCTGACGGCGGAGGTCGAGGAGATCCCGGAGCAGACCGGCGAGGGCGCGGGCGCCCTGGCGGAAGGGGTGCTGCGGGCCTTCCGCGACTATCAGAAACGGCTGGCCGGGGCGCGTGAGCGGACCCTCACCACCGGCGCCGAGCTGCCGGACGAGCCCTCCGTGGTCTCGTATCTGGTGGCCTCCGCCGCGGTGCTGGACACCCCCTGCAAACAGCGGCTGCTCGAAGCCCCGGACACGGCGGCGCGGCTCCGCGAGGAGCTGCGCGTCCTGCGTACCGAGACGGCGGTGCTGCGGCACCTTCCGTCGGTGCCGATGGTCCATCTCACCCAGACCCCGATGAACCCCAACTGA